A stretch of the Fimbriimonadaceae bacterium genome encodes the following:
- a CDS encoding DUF86 domain-containing protein gives MSRERDDLLADIKEAAERAVRHVHGLSRERFLEDEKSIDAVIRCLEIVGEAAKRVSAEDRAALPHLPWRAMTGLRDRLIHDYLGTDLEIVWEVVSVQLPALLASPPFPEIASDSEA, from the coding sequence GTGTCGCGTGAGCGGGACGACCTGCTCGCCGACATCAAGGAGGCGGCAGAACGCGCCGTTCGGCATGTGCACGGCCTGTCGAGGGAGCGGTTCCTGGAGGATGAAAAGAGCATCGATGCGGTTATTCGGTGCCTGGAGATCGTCGGCGAAGCCGCAAAGCGGGTAAGTGCCGAAGACCGAGCCGCGCTGCCGCACCTACCCTGGCGAGCCATGACCGGCCTCAGAGACCGCTTGATTCACGACTATCTGGGTACGGACTTGGAGATCGTCTGGGAGGTGGTCAGCGTCCAACTGCCCGCACTTCTCGCATCTCCGCCGTTCCCGGAGATCGCATCGGACTCCGAAGCATGA
- a CDS encoding nucleotidyltransferase domain-containing protein, whose protein sequence is MNPMALLESLRPQIEALCRRYGVERLRLFGSVLRPDWSPQSSDFDFVVEFGSPPPGINLFDQQFGLQVDLERVLGRPVDLVDWKAAKKPIFREIAEGQAKEFYAA, encoded by the coding sequence ATGAACCCCATGGCGCTACTGGAGTCCTTGCGCCCGCAGATTGAAGCACTCTGTCGTCGATACGGAGTCGAGCGGCTTCGCCTCTTCGGCAGCGTGCTCCGGCCTGACTGGAGCCCTCAATCGAGCGACTTCGATTTCGTCGTCGAATTCGGCTCGCCACCTCCCGGGATCAATCTCTTCGACCAGCAATTCGGTCTTCAGGTCGATCTCGAGCGCGTGCTCGGGCGGCCCGTGGATTTGGTGGATTGGAAGGCGGCCAAGAAGCCGATCTTCCGCGAAATCGCGGAAGGGCAGGCCAAGGAGTTCTATGCGGCCTGA
- a CDS encoding prepilin-type N-terminal cleavage/methylation domain-containing protein — MKRRAFTLIELLVVIAIIAILAAILFPVFSQAKESAKKIRSVAQMRQLSAAVMMYAGDYDDFFPPASARTVSGLEPPVIWPAIVDPYIKNKELLVAVGSDGVASYTWDTRRTQSIGYNDATGYDPNSTAVPGNAPPGTEGFPSTVSFSGVEFASNTALFAVTPNGPPGDTTSKHRGYVFNPYNGPNSPDGVYSKGLPLISDRDLVTEYGDKNYPNSPDLSPGQLKPIFCRYHTDRNGNGTSPIVFADGHVKAYSANALNAFGTVIWRFR, encoded by the coding sequence ATGAAACGACGCGCCTTTACGCTCATCGAACTTCTCGTCGTCATCGCGATCATCGCGATCCTCGCCGCGATCCTCTTCCCGGTGTTCTCCCAAGCCAAGGAGTCCGCGAAGAAGATCCGCTCCGTCGCGCAGATGCGGCAGCTCTCCGCCGCGGTGATGATGTACGCGGGCGATTACGACGACTTCTTCCCGCCCGCGAGCGCGCGCACGGTGAGCGGACTCGAGCCTCCCGTGATCTGGCCGGCGATCGTCGACCCGTACATCAAGAACAAGGAACTCCTCGTGGCCGTGGGCAGCGATGGCGTCGCCTCCTATACGTGGGACACGCGCCGCACGCAGAGCATCGGCTACAACGACGCCACCGGCTACGACCCCAACAGCACCGCCGTGCCCGGCAACGCCCCTCCCGGCACCGAAGGGTTCCCCAGCACGGTCAGTTTCTCGGGGGTCGAGTTCGCCTCCAACACCGCCTTGTTCGCCGTGACGCCCAACGGCCCTCCCGGAGATACCACCAGCAAGCACCGCGGCTACGTGTTCAACCCGTACAACGGCCCGAACTCCCCCGACGGCGTCTACTCGAAGGGCCTGCCCTTGATTTCCGATCGCGACCTCGTCACGGAGTACGGCGACAAGAACTACCCGAACTCGCCCGACCTGTCGCCGGGACAGCTCAAACCCATCTTCTGCCGCTACCACACGGACCGGAACGGCAACGGCACGTCCCCCATCGTGTTCGCCGACGGACACGTGAAGGCCTACTCCGCCAACGCCCTCAACGCCTTCGGCACCGTGATCTGGAGATTTAGGTAG